The Blattabacterium cuenoti sequence CCTACTAAAGCTAAACGAAATATTTGCATCATTTTATATCTATTTTTTTTATTATATTTATGAAATAATAATCTCAAATTTACGGATGTAAATTGAGAAATATTTGATAATGATTTTTTACAATCCTCTAATTGATCAATGATATTTTGATGACAAATTTGATTAAATAAACTCGATTCATAAGAACTAGGAGAAATAAAAAAGTAAAAAGAATGTTCCCAAATTTCATGGACAAAATGTAGCCTATCGATTGTGAGATGGATGATTTTATATAAATCATCTATTTCATAGGAAATAGAACGTTTTTGCAGTTCTATAGAAAGATAAGAAAATATTTCCCCTTTTTTTTCTTTCAAGTATTGTTTATTAAACCAATTGGCCTTTTTGATGTTAAAATAAACTCCAGATTTAGTGATCTTTTTTAAAGAGAATAAATTAATTAATTCTTGTAAGGAAAAAATTTCTCCAGGGATTCCTGGATTCCATCCCAATAAAGCTAACATATTAACGAAAGCTTCTGGAAAATAACCTAGCTCTCTGTATCCTGGAATGATCGTATTAGTTTCTGGGACTTTCCATTGTAAAGGAAATATAGGAAAGTCTAAAAAATTATCTACGTTTCTTTTGCTAAGTTTTCCTTTTCCATCCTCTCTTAATATTAAAGGTAAATGTGCAAAAATAGGCGGGTTCCAACCAAAAGCACGATATAATAACAGGTGTAAAGACATAGATGGGAGCCATTCTTCTCCTCTGATTACATGAGTGATTTTCATTAAATAATCGTCTATAGTATTAGCTAAATGATAAGTAGCTATTCCATTAGATTTTAACAATATTTTATCGTCTAAACTATCTGTGTTTACTACAATATTTCCACGTATCATATCCTCCATTTTCAATTTCTCTCCAGGTGGAATTTTAAATCGAATGACATAGGATGAACCAGAATTTAATTTGGTATATAATTTTTTTTTCGTCATGGTCAAGGAATTGTTCATGTCCATTCTTATACTCGCATTATAGGAAAATGTGAATCCACGATTTTGATATTCCTTTCTTTTTATATAAAGTTCCTTATCTGTGTCAAAAGCGTAATAAGCATGCCCTTTCTCTAATAATTTAGAAATATATAAACGATAAATATTTCCACGTTGAGATTGATGATAAGGTAGATGAATTCCTCCATAACCAGCTCCTTCATCAGGCTCTATCTGGCACCATTTTAATGTTTCCATAATATATGATTCAGAATTAGGAAC is a genomic window containing:
- the gltX gene encoding glutamate--tRNA ligase; the encoded protein is MMSKKHNFVRVRFAPSPTGPLHLGGIRTALYNYLFAKKYGGSFVLRIEDTDRKRFVPNSESYIMETLKWCQIEPDEGAGYGGIHLPYHQSQRGNIYRLYISKLLEKGHAYYAFDTDKELYIKRKEYQNRGFTFSYNASIRMDMNNSLTMTKKKLYTKLNSGSSYVIRFKIPPGEKLKMEDMIRGNIVVNTDSLDDKILLKSNGIATYHLANTIDDYLMKITHVIRGEEWLPSMSLHLLLYRAFGWNPPIFAHLPLILREDGKGKLSKRNVDNFLDFPIFPLQWKVPETNTIIPGYRELGYFPEAFVNMLALLGWNPGIPGEIFSLQELINLFSLKKITKSGVYFNIKKANWFNKQYLKEKKGEIFSYLSIELQKRSISYEIDDLYKIIHLTIDRLHFVHEIWEHSFYFFISPSSYESSLFNQICHQNIIDQLEDCKKSLSNISQFTSVNLRLLFHKYNKKNRYKMMQIFRLALVGSLKGTDLFMILEILGKEKSIQRIDKLMKKIREKI